In Aspergillus fumigatus Af293 chromosome 4, whole genome shotgun sequence, one genomic interval encodes:
- a CDS encoding putative chromosome segregation protein (Pcs1) gives MPKRKATGRLSGQAGSDGANAMQVNGNDAGQRENERPAKRARGRPRSKSVESKPPAETKRNSTVAQAQAPDSGPKKASKRGRPKGSRNSAHGATQEGPERKGGNEKIKDEVGVQESESLAASDDELDDAPVATKTNQKAKSAKPAATRGRKKVSAGKQVQTDGEFEYTPRATRHVQPPAESQDQLEQPMSQSRHIHWTDPSSVAAENEQEEMELVEDTNLHEEAVVPRSTSASPMKGRRPSQPAPGSSPLKKKLGVSTDDDRTGEPELRRRLGDLTKKYDTLENRYRNLREIGIVEANANMEKLRQHCEAVTTASNNLVASLKAELEAQKKLGQQSRALQKQLKERDAEVAELKSQVSEAKKQLTSAQSEVKALQTKLAAARNTTASLENAAAKVPGSAIKNNRANRAADAEAAQAAHLSQLKEELYSDLTGLVILDVKKRESDHLYDCLQTGVNGTLHFKLAVPTITSTNFETAEFQYIPLLDESRDRELVEILPEYLTVDITFVRQQASKFYTRVIDALTKRRSSTN, from the exons ATGCCGAAACGAAAAGCGACAGGCAGGCTTTCTGGTCAGGCCGGCTCGGATGGTGCGAATGCCATGCAGGTCAATGGCAATGATGCTGGACAGCGCGAAAACGAGCGTCCAGCTAAGAGAGCAAGAGGAAGGCCGCGATCCAAGTCTGTTGAAAGCAAGCCGCCAGCCGAAACGAAGCGTAATTCGACAGTGGCCCAAGCGCAAGCCCCTGACAGTGGTCCAAAGAAAGCATCCAAACGGGGACGACCAAAGGGTAGCCGAAACTCGGCGCACGGCGCAACTCAAGAAGGTCCGGAGAGGAAAGGTGGCAACGAGAAAATCAAGGATGAGGTTGGAGTCCAAGAATCCGAGAGTTTGGCGGCGTCCGACGACGAGCTGGACGATGCTCCCGTTGCTACTAAGACAAATCAAAAGGCAAAATCGGCCAAACCTGCAGCTACACGGGGACGCAAGAAAGTCAGTGCTGGAAAGCAGGTGCAGACAGATGGCGAGTTTGAATATACACCGAGGGCTACGAGACATGTACAGCCGCCGGCAGAGTCCCAGGATCAATTAGAGCAGCCGATGAGTCAATCGCGACACATTCATTGGACGGATCCCAGCAGTGTCGCGGCAGAAAATGAGCAGGAGGAAATGGAACTTGTGGAAGACACTAATCTCCATGAAGAGGCCGTGGTCCCTCGATCAACTTCAGCATCACCTATGAAAGGCAGGCGTCCGTCACAGCCCGCACCAGGAAGCTCTCCTCTCAAAAAGAAGCTTGGGGTTTCTACGGATGATGATAGAACTGGTGAACCGGAGTTGAGGCGTAGACTTGGTGATTTGACTAAGAAGTATGACACGCTGGAGAATCGCTACCGTAACCTCAGAGAGATAGGGATTGTCGAGGCGAATGCCAATATGGAAAAGCTTCGACAACACTGCGAAGCAGTGACAACAG CTTCGAATAATTTGGTTGCTTCTCTCAAGGCAGAGCTGGAAgcacagaagaagcttggCCAACAAAGCCGAGCGCTCCAGAAACAATTGAAGGAGCGGGATGCGGAGGTCGCTGAATTGAAATCCCAAGTCTCGGAGGCGAAGAAACAACTGACTTCGGCTCAATCGGAAGTCAAAGCCTTACAGACCAAGCTGGCAGCTGCCCGTAATACTACTGCGAGTCTCGAAAACGCTGCCGCGAAAGTTCCGGGAAGCGCAATCAAAAACAACAGGGCGAACCGcgcagctgatgctgaggcAGCTCAAGCTGCTCATCTCTCGCagttgaaggaggagctgTACAGTGACCTCACTGGTCTTGTCATTCTCGatgtgaagaagagggaatcGGATCACCTGTATGACTGCCTCCAGACTGGCGTCAATGGAA CTCTTCACTTCAAATTGGCTGTCCCAACAATAACATCTACCAACTTCGAAACGGCGGAATTCCAGTATATCCCATTGTTGGATGAAAGTCGTGATCGTGAACTGGTCGAGATTCTTCCCGAGTATCTTACAGTCGATATCACCTTTGTCCGCCAGCAAGCGTCAAAATTCTACACACGGGTCATTGATGCGCTTACAAAGCGACGCAGTTCGACAAACTAA
- a CDS encoding protein-degrading AAA family ATPase MSP1 gives MASARGPRWQQFLQELVMVAGTSASAYFLIRYLLSRLDFDPESQKKEEQRRKSAAILRKLDGGEESDGDSPRRGAKKARRQRRGDLVLNQYEQAIAMDVVAPDDIHVSFEDIGGLDDIIEELKESVIYPLTMPHLYSSTSSLLNAPSGVLLYGPPGCGKTMLAKALAHESGACFINLHISTLTEKWYGDSNKLVNAVFSLARKLQPSIVFIDEIDAVLGTRRSGEHEASGMVKAEFMTHWDGLTSANSLGEPQRVVVLGATNRIQDIDEAILRRMPKKFPVTLPPAAQRLRILSLILKDTKVDRENFDVHYLVKAMAGMSGSDIKEACRDAAMVPVRELIRQKKAEGLQMTSVNPTEVRGLRTEDFFSRAGGVRVISQPSQHQTRPTSKASSEKEWSTAESDAASEVESRPAEMTEPPE, from the exons ATGGCTTCCGCGCGCGGTCCAAGATGGCAGCAGTTTTTGCAAGAGCTGGTGATGGTTGCTGGTACC TCTGCCTCCGCATACTTTCTCATTCGCTACCTTTTATCGCGCCTTGATTTCGACCCAGAGagccagaagaaagaagagcaacGGCGCAAATCTGCCGCCATTCTGCGGAAGCTCGACGGTGGAGAGGAATCCGATGGGGACTCACCACGCAGGGGGGCTAAAAAGGCGCGCCGACAAAGGAGGGGAGATTTGGTCCTCAACCAGTACGAGCAAGCCATCGCTATGGATGTTGTCGCTCCCGATGACATTCATGTCTCATTTGAGGATATCGGAGGCCTGGATGATATTATCGAAGAGCTGAAGGAATCCGTCATCTATCCTCTGACCATGCCTCATCTCTACTCTTCCACGTCATCCCTTCTCAACGCGCCATCGGGAGTATTACTTTATGGCCCGCCAGGGTGCGGAAAGACTATGCTTGCTAAAGCGCTGGCTCATGAGAGTGGCGCGTGCTTCATAAATCTCCATATTTCCACCTTGACCGAGAAGTGGTATGGTGATTCGAACAAGCTGGTCAACGCTGTTTTCTCGTTAGCGCGCAAGCTGCAACCCTCGATTGTCTTCATTGACGAGATAGATGCAGTGCTCGGCACACGGCGGAGCGGTGAGCATGAGGCGAGTGGCATGGTCAAAGCCGAATTCATGACCCACTGGGATGGCCTGACCTCCGCAAATTCTCTGGGTGAACCGCAGCGGGTTGTTGTTCTCGGAGCCACAAATCGTATCCAGGATATTGATGAAGCGATCCTTAGGCGGATGCCTAAGAAGTTCCCTGTGACCCTTCCTCCGGCCGCACAGCGGCTTCGAATTCTCAGTCTGATTCTCAAAGACACCAAGGTAGATCGGGAAAACTTTGATGTTCATTATTTGGTCAAGGCAATGGCCGGGATGTCCGGTAGTGATATCAAGGAAGCTTGCCGGGATGCCGCCATGGTCCCTGTCCGAGAACTGATTCGACAAAAGAAAGCAGAAGGCCTTCAGATGACATCCGTAAACCCGACTGAAGTTCGCGGTCTTCGTACAGAGGACTTCTTCTCTCGAGCCGGAGGCGTCAGGGTCATTTCGCAACCCTCTCAGCACCAGACACGACCTACCAGCAAAGCCAGTTCGGAGAAAGAGTGGAGCACAGCTGAATCAGATGCAGCATCTGAAGTCGAGTCACGACCTGCCGAGATGACCGAGCCGCCTGAATAA
- a CDS encoding putative LysM domain protein codes for MSSNNGIIDTFSPGAASTNTGSRSTSTVRPRTRRLISVDDVTDEDYEGPLQSTRLSTTTLSRDSSAVRSRGATPSPHTSRGTSPLPMRHPSRATESLNLDNLNRFGGSLGGHSQTGKAQVKFADSSRAAVDFLDSSWTSLQSLASSFLGSDIARSAPNGTARTHARKPSRPDPYMRANPKTPSAWGPSTPSTSEIAAGTKEERLAMVQAKKREALLLADTGSEASRDIRHKRRDSSDRTDHAAVDARQDEEALVYVHHVQPNDSITGVAIKYGCQPAIFRKANGFWPTDSIQSRKTVLLPVTSCSVKGRPIRAPTEIDLLGGDTSNRDSLEDLTGSSIAPAPSSDARASSTEGEAPTEAPLEGEADKIWKHQSWVQIDGFSAPVEIGRVPRKALGFFPRTRRKSLSYTDSEPRSSISGRERTAALTSALPSPTESPSSQASTAQNRSSTDPSGARAISSAKPRPHHQRQRSNIQLVGTGVGTLDRSAMAPGPALDGLSKFVAQHLPQLAPAPAPPGLGRTPSEYAAATASNASTSLDNIGGAVEGWVRKLTTRAKAGLSELQQSAQAYQSNTGARTSRRGMGDLIELDAGLESRDSSGLLPESSRKPNLNRSGSNLHDASLRERFPSPSSSGTSRTRTGGSNLGYGNRVKDD; via the coding sequence ATGAGTTCCAACAATGGCATTATTGACACTTTCAGCCCTGGGGCCGCCAGCACCAACACCGGCAGCAGATCTACGTCCACCGTCCGACCACGCACCCGCCGTTTGATATCTGTCGATGATGTTACAGACGAGGACTATGAAGGACCATTGCAGTCCACCAGGCTTTCTACCACAACGCTCTCACGAGACTCCTCCGCTGTCCGCTCACGAGGTGCCACCCCATCACCCCACACGTCCCGCGGGACGTCACCTCTTCCAATGCGGCATCCTTCTCGCGCCACTGAGTCACTCAACCTAGATAATCTTAACAGGTTCGGTGGTTCCCTAGGCGGGCACAGTCAGACAGGGAAGGCACAGGTCAAGTTCGCCGATTCTTCGCGGGCAGCGGTGGATTTTCTAGATTCATCATGGACCTCTTTACAAAGCCTGGCATCTTCTTTCCTGGGGAGCGATATTGCCCGATCCGCACCGAATGGGACGGCACGTACCCATGCGAGGAAGCCTTCGCGACCAGACCCGTACATGAGGGCTAATCCAAAGACACCCTCAGCATGGGGTCCGTCGACCCCGTCCACATCGGAAATTGCAGCTGGAACAAAGGAAGAGAGACTGGCTATGGTGCAGGCGAAGAAGCGGGAGGCTCTACTACTAGCAGACACAGGTTCAGAGGCTAGTCGCGACATTCGGCACAAAAGGCGAGATTCCAGTGATCGGACGGACCACGCGGCGGTCGATGCAAGgcaggacgaggaggctTTAGTATATGTACACCACGTTCAACCGAATGACAGCATAACTGGGGTTGCAATCAAGTATGGCTGTCAACCAGCGATATTCCGAAAGGCCAATGGATTTTGGCCCACGGATAGTATTCAGAGCAGAAAGACCGTGCTTTTGCCGGTTACCTCCTGTTCTGTGAAAGGACGGCCGATCCGTGCCCCGACCGAAATTGATCTTTTAGGAGGCGACACTTCGAACCGGGATTCTTTAGAGGATCTGACAGGAAGCTCGATAGCACCTGCACCAAGTTCAGATGCTAGGGCTTCCTCTACCGAGGGAGAAGCACCTACAGAAGCGCCGCTTGAAGGAGAGGCAGATAAGATCTGGAAGCATCAGTCGTGGGTGCAGATAGATGGGTTTTCTGCGCCAGTAGAGATTGGCCGCGTTCCTCGCAAAGCGTTGGGATTCTTCCCGCGTACACGACGAAAATCTCTATCTTACACAGACTCCGAACCTCGTTCATCAATATCCGGCCGCGAGCGAACGGCAGCTCTCACTTCAGCTCTGCCTTCACCGACAGAgtcgccatcatcgcaaGCGTCCACTGCACAGAATCGAAGCTCCACAGACCCTTCAGGGGCGCGAGCCATATCTAGTGCCAAGCCGAGACCGCACCACCAACGCCAACGTAGCAATATACAGCTCGTAGGAACAGGAGTTGGAACGCTCGATCGCAGTGCAATGGCTCCCGGACCAGCTCTCGACGGATTGAGTAAATTTGTCGCACAACATCTGCCACAGTTAGCTCCTGCACCTGCGCCTCCTGGCCTGGGAAGGACACCGTCCGAGTATGCCGCGGCTACGGCTTCCAACGCTTCAACTAGCCTTGACAATATAGGGGGTGCAGTTGAAGGTTGGGTGAGAAAATTAACGACTCGAGCGAAAGCAGGTCTCAGCGAGCTGCAACAGAGCGCTCAAGCGTATCAGAGCAATACTGGTGCGAGGACTAGCCGACGTGGTATGGGAGATTTGATTGAACTGGACGCTGGCTTAGAGTCAAGGGATTCATCTGGCCTTCTGCCGGAGAGTTCGCGGAAACCGAACCTGAACCGATCAGGATCAAACCTGCACGACGCATCCTTGAGAGAGCGTTTCCCCAGTCCTTCGTCATCCGGAACGAGCAGGACTCGCACGGGTGGATCAAACCTAGGCTATGGCAACCGAGTGAAGGATGATTGA